A single window of Streptomyces aquilus DNA harbors:
- a CDS encoding M24 family metallopeptidase has protein sequence MTTAVAGERAAELRGFRKVQRLAYECAEAVAARLEPGVTEREAARMQRAWLRERGVRDWFHLPFAWFGDRTAFVNFRVPLQFFPTDRRLEPGMPFILDMAPVHDGFTADIGYSGSLGVNPVQDKLMDDLEAHRELILREVRERRPLRAIYEDVDRLMVRQGYANRHRAYPFGVIAHKVDRVKERRWSPKIFGFGTQSLKGLAADALHGHREGWSPLWSPYRFSDHPPQPGLWAVEPHLGFRGTGAKFEEILVVTDSRDPEESAFWLDDDLPHVRRWAEGK, from the coding sequence ATGACGACGGCAGTGGCAGGCGAACGGGCCGCGGAGCTGCGGGGATTCAGGAAGGTCCAGCGGCTGGCGTACGAGTGCGCCGAGGCCGTGGCGGCACGGCTGGAACCCGGAGTGACCGAGCGCGAGGCGGCGCGGATGCAGCGCGCGTGGCTGCGCGAGCGCGGGGTGCGGGACTGGTTCCACCTCCCCTTCGCCTGGTTCGGGGACCGCACGGCGTTCGTGAACTTCCGCGTGCCGCTCCAGTTCTTTCCCACCGACCGGCGTCTGGAGCCCGGGATGCCGTTCATCCTGGACATGGCCCCGGTCCACGACGGTTTCACCGCGGACATCGGCTACTCGGGCTCCCTCGGCGTGAACCCCGTGCAGGACAAGCTGATGGACGACCTGGAGGCGCACCGCGAGCTGATCCTGCGCGAGGTGCGCGAGCGGCGTCCGCTGCGCGCGATCTACGAGGACGTGGACCGCTTGATGGTCCGCCAGGGCTACGCGAACCGGCACCGCGCCTACCCGTTCGGGGTGATCGCCCACAAGGTGGACCGGGTGAAGGAACGCCGCTGGTCACCGAAGATCTTCGGGTTCGGCACCCAGTCACTGAAGGGCCTCGCGGCCGACGCGCTGCACGGCCACCGCGAGGGCTGGTCCCCGCTGTGGTCGCCGTACCGCTTCTCCGATCACCCGCCGCAGCCGGGCCTGTGGGCGGTCGAACCGCACCTCGGCTTCCGCGGCACGGGCGCGAAGTTCGAGGAGATCCTCGTGGTCACCGACTCCAGGGACCCCGAGGAGAGCGCCTTCTGGCTCGACGACGACCTGCCGCATGTGCGGCGCTGGGCGGAGGGGAAGTGA
- a CDS encoding SDR family oxidoreductase yields the protein MTLENARERRVRTGGVELCVAELGEAGQPTVVLVHGYPDSKEVWAQVAARLADRFHVVLYDVRGHGRSTAPRPLRGGFTLEKLTDDFLAVVDAVSPDRPVHLVGHDWGSVQAWEFATVARTEGRIASFTSMSGPSLDHFGHWINTRLRRPTPRRVGQLLGQGAKSWYVYALHTPVLPELAWRGPLGKAWPRVLERFERVPGDGYPTSSLPTDAAHGAWLYRDNVRARLRRPRPDAYAHAPVQLITPLGDAFLSERLYDNLEQWVPQLTRRTLPARHWIPRSRPDQLAAWIGEFVTANESGRTVTAPSGKYADRFGGQLVLVTGAGSGIGRATAYAFAESGARVIAVDRDAEGAARTAEMSRLLGAPDAWAETVDVSDEQAMEKLADKVATAYGVVDVLVNNAGIGLSGSFFDTTPEDWKKVLDVNLWGVIHGCRLFGRQMAERGQGGHIVNTASAAAYQPSKALPAYSTSKAAVLMLSECLRAELAGQGIGVSAICPGFVNTNITSTARFAGVDGEEEKRRQKRTARLYGLRNYPPEKVADAILRAVVRDEAVVPVTPEARGAHLMSRFTPRALRAIARLEPPL from the coding sequence ATGACTCTCGAGAACGCGCGTGAGCGCCGGGTGCGCACCGGCGGTGTCGAGCTGTGCGTGGCCGAACTGGGGGAGGCCGGGCAGCCGACCGTGGTCCTCGTGCACGGCTATCCGGACAGCAAGGAGGTGTGGGCGCAGGTCGCCGCCCGGCTCGCCGACCGCTTCCACGTCGTGCTCTACGACGTCCGGGGCCACGGCCGCTCCACAGCACCGCGGCCGCTGCGAGGCGGTTTCACCCTGGAGAAGCTGACGGACGACTTCCTGGCCGTGGTGGACGCGGTCAGCCCCGACCGCCCGGTGCACCTGGTCGGGCACGACTGGGGCTCGGTGCAGGCCTGGGAGTTCGCCACCGTGGCGCGCACCGAGGGCCGCATCGCGTCCTTCACCTCGATGTCCGGGCCGTCCCTCGACCACTTCGGACACTGGATCAACACCCGCCTCAGGCGCCCCACCCCGCGCCGCGTCGGCCAACTCCTCGGCCAGGGCGCCAAGTCCTGGTACGTGTACGCGCTGCACACGCCCGTGCTGCCCGAACTGGCCTGGCGCGGCCCGCTCGGCAAGGCGTGGCCGCGCGTCCTGGAGCGGTTCGAACGGGTCCCCGGCGACGGCTACCCCACCTCGTCCCTCCCCACGGACGCGGCCCACGGAGCCTGGCTGTACCGGGACAACGTACGGGCCCGACTGCGCCGCCCCCGCCCGGACGCCTACGCGCACGCGCCCGTGCAGCTCATCACGCCGCTCGGCGACGCGTTCCTGTCGGAGCGGCTCTACGACAACCTGGAGCAGTGGGTGCCGCAGTTGACGCGACGCACCCTCCCGGCCCGGCACTGGATACCCCGGTCCCGGCCCGACCAACTGGCCGCCTGGATCGGAGAGTTCGTGACAGCCAACGAGAGCGGCAGGACGGTCACCGCGCCGAGCGGCAAGTACGCCGACCGGTTCGGCGGCCAGTTGGTGCTGGTCACCGGCGCGGGCAGCGGCATCGGGCGGGCGACGGCGTACGCGTTCGCCGAGTCCGGCGCGCGCGTGATCGCCGTCGACCGGGACGCGGAGGGTGCCGCCCGCACGGCCGAGATGTCCCGGCTGCTGGGGGCGCCCGACGCCTGGGCCGAGACGGTCGACGTCTCCGACGAGCAGGCCATGGAGAAGCTCGCCGACAAGGTCGCCACCGCGTACGGGGTGGTGGACGTCCTGGTCAACAACGCCGGGATCGGTCTGTCCGGGTCCTTCTTCGACACCACCCCGGAGGACTGGAAGAAGGTCCTCGACGTCAACCTCTGGGGCGTCATCCACGGCTGCCGGCTGTTCGGCAGGCAGATGGCCGAGCGCGGACAGGGCGGCCACATCGTCAACACCGCGTCGGCGGCGGCGTACCAGCCCTCCAAGGCGCTGCCCGCCTACAGCACCTCCAAGGCGGCGGTGCTGATGCTCAGCGAGTGCCTGCGCGCGGAACTCGCCGGCCAGGGCATCGGCGTGAGCGCGATCTGCCCCGGCTTCGTCAACACCAACATCACCTCGACCGCGCGCTTCGCCGGCGTCGACGGCGAGGAGGAGAAGCGGCGCCAGAAAAGGACCGCGCGGCTGTACGGGCTGCGGAACTACCCGCCGGAGAAGGTCGCGGACGCGATCCTGCGGGCGGTGGTGCGCGACGAGGCGGTCGTGCCGGTGACACCGGAGGCGCGCGGCGCGCACCTGATGTCCCGCTTCACGCCACGGGCGCTCCGGGCGATCGCACGGCTGGAACCACCGCTGTGA
- a CDS encoding MerR family transcriptional regulator has product MSTAPAYRIEDLAHRSGATVRTIRAYQDRGLLPRPERRGRANVYSDAHLARLHQIAGLLDRGYTLASIKELLEAWDAGRGLGGVLGLVAEVDGPWSDEEAVRISRAELDERFGGSPDAAAVADAVELGVLEPVPGDEDSFHVPSPQELAVAVELHAAGVPLSAIAGHLRELRGQVEHIAARFLEFTTEHVFARYLDGPHRPTDAEAAEAASLVRRLRPLAQQTVDAELARAMRLLAVRHLRQHLGTEERAPERSATRTVVLPEETMRAVEGLVGEERAAEFVALAAEREVRARGLDALTSRGVPPSDLDERD; this is encoded by the coding sequence GTGAGCACCGCCCCCGCGTACCGGATCGAGGACCTCGCGCACCGCAGTGGCGCCACCGTCCGCACCATCCGCGCCTACCAGGACCGGGGCCTGCTCCCCCGCCCGGAGCGGCGTGGCCGTGCCAACGTCTACTCGGACGCCCATCTCGCCCGCCTCCACCAGATCGCCGGCCTTCTCGACCGCGGCTACACCCTGGCCTCCATCAAGGAGTTGTTGGAGGCCTGGGACGCCGGGCGCGGGCTCGGCGGGGTGCTCGGGCTGGTCGCCGAGGTCGACGGGCCGTGGAGCGACGAGGAGGCGGTGCGGATCTCGCGCGCGGAGCTGGACGAGCGGTTCGGCGGCAGCCCGGACGCCGCGGCGGTCGCCGACGCCGTGGAGCTCGGCGTGCTGGAGCCGGTGCCCGGCGACGAGGACTCCTTCCATGTCCCGAGCCCTCAAGAGCTTGCCGTAGCGGTCGAGTTGCACGCTGCGGGGGTGCCGCTGTCCGCGATCGCCGGGCATCTACGGGAGTTGAGGGGGCAGGTCGAGCACATCGCGGCCCGTTTCCTGGAGTTCACCACCGAGCATGTCTTCGCCCGCTACCTCGACGGACCGCACCGTCCGACCGACGCGGAGGCGGCCGAGGCGGCCTCGCTCGTACGACGACTGAGGCCGCTCGCACAGCAGACGGTGGACGCGGAACTCGCGCGCGCGATGCGCCTGTTGGCGGTGCGGCACCTGAGACAGCACCTCGGCACGGAGGAGCGCGCGCCGGAGCGTTCCGCGACCCGAACCGTGGTTCTGCCCGAGGAGACGATGCGGGCCGTGGAAGGGCTGGTTGGCGAGGAGCGGGCGGCGGAGTTCGTGGCGTTGGCGGCTGAACGGGAGGTGCGGGCGCGGGGGTTGGACGCGCTCACGTCAAGGGGAGTGCCCCCAAGCGATCTTGACGAAAGGGACTGA
- a CDS encoding RNA 2'-phosphotransferase: MDERRTVKVSKYLSKHLRHQPERIGLTLDEGGWVEIDTLIAAAAAHGFRFTREEMDHVVAANDKKRFAVEGTRIRASQGHSIDVDLGLPPATPPPYLYHGTVARSLDAIRAEGLRPMNRHAVHLSADRETATRVGARRGRPVVLSVDAGAMHRDGHVFHVSANGVWLTEAVPPQYLRFPDPH, encoded by the coding sequence ATGGACGAACGACGCACCGTAAAGGTGTCGAAGTACCTCTCGAAGCACCTGCGCCATCAGCCGGAGCGCATCGGGCTCACGCTCGACGAGGGCGGCTGGGTCGAGATCGACACGCTGATCGCGGCGGCGGCAGCGCACGGCTTCCGCTTCACCCGGGAAGAGATGGACCACGTGGTCGCCGCCAACGACAAGAAGCGCTTCGCCGTGGAAGGCACCCGCATCCGCGCCAGCCAGGGCCACAGCATCGACGTGGACCTGGGACTGCCCCCGGCGACGCCACCGCCGTACCTCTACCACGGCACCGTGGCCCGCAGCCTGGACGCGATCCGCGCCGAGGGGCTGCGGCCCATGAACCGGCACGCCGTGCACCTCTCGGCGGACCGCGAGACCGCGACCCGGGTGGGCGCCCGGCGTGGCCGCCCCGTCGTGCTCTCGGTGGACGCCGGCGCCATGCACCGCGACGGACATGTCTTCCACGTCAGCGCCAACGGCGTGTGGCTGACCGAGGCGGTACCGCCGCAGTACCTGCGGTTTCCCGACCCGCACTGA
- a CDS encoding LLM class flavin-dependent oxidoreductase, translated as MSLRLSTVILPYRRWSEGGRAAWQRAEELGFHTAYTYDHLSWRTFRDGPWFGAVPTLTAAAAVTDRLRLGTLVTSPNFRHPVTLAKELISLDDISGGRVTLGIGAGGTGFDATVLGQEPWTPRERADRLAEFVPLLDRLLTEDSVSYEGDFYSAHEARNIPGCVQRPRLPFAVAATGPRGLRLAARYGQAWVTTGDPKLYENGTPEQSVQAIRGQAEKLADACAEIGRDTNELDKILLTGFTPDRGRPLESLDAFVDFAGRHRELGVTEIVIHWPIPDSDFAADEKVFEQIAMEAPAQLR; from the coding sequence ATGAGTCTGCGTCTGAGCACCGTGATCCTCCCGTACCGCCGCTGGTCCGAGGGGGGCCGTGCGGCATGGCAGCGGGCGGAGGAGCTCGGCTTCCACACCGCGTACACCTACGACCACCTGTCCTGGCGGACCTTCCGCGATGGACCCTGGTTCGGTGCGGTGCCGACGCTGACCGCCGCCGCGGCCGTCACCGACCGGCTGCGCCTGGGCACGCTGGTGACCTCGCCGAACTTCCGGCACCCGGTGACCCTCGCCAAGGAACTGATCTCCCTCGACGACATCTCCGGCGGCCGTGTCACGCTCGGCATCGGCGCGGGCGGTACCGGCTTCGACGCCACCGTCCTCGGCCAGGAGCCGTGGACGCCCCGCGAGCGTGCCGACCGGCTGGCGGAGTTCGTGCCGCTGCTGGACCGGCTGCTGACGGAGGACTCGGTGTCGTACGAGGGCGACTTCTACTCGGCGCACGAGGCCCGCAACATCCCGGGCTGTGTGCAGCGGCCCCGGCTGCCCTTCGCCGTCGCCGCCACCGGCCCGCGCGGGCTGCGGCTCGCCGCACGGTACGGACAGGCGTGGGTGACCACCGGCGACCCCAAGCTGTACGAGAACGGCACCCCTGAACAGTCGGTTCAAGCCATTCGCGGACAGGCCGAGAAGCTGGCCGACGCGTGCGCCGAGATCGGGCGGGACACGAACGAGCTCGACAAGATCCTCCTCACCGGATTCACCCCGGACCGCGGCCGGCCGCTGGAGTCGCTCGACGCGTTCGTGGACTTCGCGGGCCGCCACCGGGAACTGGGCGTCACCGAGATCGTGATCCACTGGCCCATCCCCGACTCGGACTTCGCCGCCGACGAGAAGGTCTTCGAGCAGATCGCCATGGAGGCCCCGGCGCAGCTGCGCTGA
- a CDS encoding HAD-IIB family hydrolase — protein sequence MRENGRVTSATRQPETPAAAVPPRLIATDLDGTLLRDDKSVSPRTVAALAAAEDAGIEVFFVTGRPARWMNVVSDHVHGHGLAICGNGAAVVDLHGGPGAHRFVKVRELARENALDAVRLLRDAAPGTVYAVEQTYGFHQEPDYPKLHMEIPDELQPAEKLLAADGPGAAEPVLKILAFHPTLDPDAFLTLARLAIGDIANVTRSSPSALLEISGPGVSKASTLALCCAERGISHEEVVAFGDMPNDVEMLTWAGRSYAMGNAHPDVLAAASGRTVDNNEDGVAVVIEQLLAQREGLS from the coding sequence ATGCGGGAGAATGGCCGGGTGACTTCAGCGACTCGACAGCCCGAGACCCCGGCCGCCGCCGTCCCGCCGCGCCTGATAGCCACCGACCTCGACGGCACTCTGCTGCGCGACGACAAGTCCGTCTCGCCCCGCACGGTCGCGGCGCTCGCCGCCGCCGAGGACGCGGGGATCGAGGTCTTCTTCGTCACCGGCCGCCCCGCTCGCTGGATGAACGTCGTCAGCGACCACGTCCACGGCCACGGCCTCGCCATCTGCGGCAACGGCGCCGCGGTCGTCGACCTGCACGGCGGTCCCGGCGCCCACCGGTTCGTGAAGGTGCGCGAGCTGGCCCGGGAGAACGCGCTGGACGCCGTACGCCTGCTGCGGGACGCGGCGCCCGGCACGGTGTACGCGGTGGAGCAGACGTACGGCTTCCACCAGGAGCCGGACTATCCGAAGCTGCACATGGAGATCCCGGACGAGCTCCAGCCCGCCGAGAAGCTGCTGGCGGCGGACGGCCCCGGCGCCGCTGAGCCGGTCCTGAAGATCCTCGCCTTCCACCCCACGCTCGACCCGGACGCCTTCCTCACCCTGGCCCGTCTCGCCATCGGCGACATCGCCAACGTCACCCGCTCCAGTCCCAGCGCCCTGCTGGAGATCAGCGGCCCGGGCGTCTCCAAGGCCAGCACCCTCGCCCTGTGCTGCGCCGAGCGCGGCATCTCGCACGAGGAGGTGGTCGCCTTCGGCGACATGCCCAACGACGTCGAGATGCTGACCTGGGCGGGCCGGTCGTACGCGATGGGCAACGCGCACCCCGATGTGCTCGCCGCGGCCTCCGGCCGGACGGTCGACAACAACGAGGACGGCGTCGCGGTCGTCATCGAGCAGTTGCTGGCCCAGCGCGAGGGCCTGTCCTAG
- a CDS encoding M23 family metallopeptidase: MRPSRRHPLLVPALLCALAVLAARPTDAAEKKAPADGGTDAGISAQVARLYEDAAVATQQYETGRLEAEAQRAKAQRLEALLDRERRDISVLHEDLGRIARAQYRNGGDLPLTAQIILAGSPDQLMRGQQVFSQTNLAVNNAIEKSRRAEAKLAADEAEAATAWQSLEKRNVELADLKTGIEQKLEEARSQLQGQADASVAAGSCRGAVRLDQPAIQVTSPWVTPVETYELSAGFGSGGSRWANRHTGQDFAVPIGTPVRSVGAGRVVTVSCGGAFGIEIVIEHAGGYYTQYAHLAAVTVDQGDQVAAGQWIGQSGTTGNSTGPHLHFEVRVTPELGSGVDPVPWLAARGVPLG; this comes from the coding sequence ATGCGACCGTCCCGCCGTCATCCGCTGCTCGTCCCGGCCCTGTTGTGCGCGCTCGCCGTCCTGGCGGCCCGTCCGACCGACGCCGCGGAGAAGAAGGCGCCCGCCGACGGCGGTACGGACGCCGGGATCAGCGCGCAGGTGGCGCGGCTGTACGAGGACGCGGCGGTGGCGACGCAGCAGTACGAGACGGGGCGGCTGGAGGCGGAGGCGCAACGGGCGAAGGCGCAGCGGCTGGAGGCGCTGCTCGACCGGGAACGGCGGGACATCTCCGTCCTGCACGAGGACCTGGGCCGGATCGCGCGCGCCCAGTACCGCAACGGCGGCGACCTTCCGCTCACCGCGCAGATCATCCTCGCCGGCAGCCCTGATCAGCTGATGCGCGGTCAGCAGGTGTTCTCCCAGACGAACCTGGCCGTGAACAACGCCATCGAGAAGAGCCGGCGGGCCGAGGCGAAGCTCGCCGCGGACGAGGCGGAGGCCGCGACCGCGTGGCAGTCGCTGGAGAAGCGGAACGTCGAACTCGCCGATCTGAAGACGGGGATCGAGCAGAAGCTCGAAGAGGCGCGCAGCCAGTTGCAGGGCCAGGCGGACGCCTCGGTCGCGGCGGGGTCCTGCCGCGGTGCCGTCCGGCTGGATCAGCCGGCGATCCAGGTCACCAGTCCCTGGGTCACCCCGGTGGAGACGTACGAGCTGTCCGCGGGCTTCGGCAGCGGCGGCTCGCGGTGGGCGAACCGGCACACCGGGCAGGACTTCGCGGTACCGATCGGCACGCCGGTGCGCTCGGTGGGCGCGGGCCGGGTGGTGACGGTGTCCTGCGGGGGCGCCTTCGGGATCGAGATCGTGATCGAGCACGCGGGCGGCTACTACACGCAGTACGCCCATCTCGCCGCCGTCACCGTCGACCAGGGCGACCAGGTGGCGGCGGGGCAGTGGATCGGCCAGTCGGGCACCACCGGCAACTCCACCGGTCCGCACCTGCACTTCGAGGTACGGGTCACCCCGGAACTGGGCTCGGGAGTGGACCCGGTGCCGTGGCTGGCGGCGCGGGGCGTGCCGCTCGGCTAG
- a CDS encoding GAF domain-containing sensor histidine kinase, giving the protein MSDTPRPGPGSLPSALSAELTARVPQLLEAMRSVGSGLELHSTLDRICETAAELTGARYAAIGVIDENGRGLADFVHHGVDEATARRIGRRPDGHRGLLGALIRDPGPVRLADLTTDPRSCGFPEHHPPMRGFLGLPIRVQGEIFGNLYLTEKHGGQPFNDYDLTMVRVLATEAGIAIGNARLYEAAKQREHWIDGSVAVTTALLSGGDADDALQVVAEQARKLSGSAAGIVLLPADEGGLEIAAVAADRPSAMLGTIVPPESGIVAELLDGQAVFLEDAAGDPRVITTLAHGYGPTMMVPLHSDGRILGALVTPRARGERPFTETERTLAVQFASQAALALMMADAQRDRERLAVYEDRDRIARDLHDLVIQRLFATGMLLESAQRGSVVPEVREGVGNAVDELDVTIQEIRTAIFALQQGPAEAPSGLRTRVLREINTAAVPLGFKPSHRFVGPVDALVGDLTGKNLIAALREALSNAFRHARASRIEVVVDADAILPDGRKGVRLTVADDGVGIPDGGRRSGLKNLKRRAESLGGDSRHGPGIGEDGGGTTVVWEAPLE; this is encoded by the coding sequence ATGTCCGACACCCCGCGCCCCGGCCCCGGTTCGCTGCCTTCCGCGCTGTCGGCCGAGCTGACCGCGCGGGTGCCGCAGCTGCTGGAGGCCATGCGGTCCGTCGGCAGCGGACTCGAACTGCACTCCACGCTGGACCGGATCTGCGAGACCGCGGCCGAGTTGACGGGCGCCCGATACGCGGCCATCGGAGTCATCGACGAGAACGGGCGGGGCCTGGCGGACTTCGTCCACCACGGGGTCGACGAGGCGACCGCGCGCCGTATCGGACGCCGGCCGGACGGGCACCGCGGCCTGCTCGGCGCCCTCATCCGCGACCCCGGGCCGGTACGGCTCGCGGACCTGACCACCGACCCGCGCTCCTGCGGCTTCCCCGAGCACCACCCGCCGATGCGCGGCTTCCTCGGCCTCCCGATCCGCGTCCAGGGGGAGATCTTCGGGAACCTGTACCTGACGGAGAAGCACGGCGGGCAGCCGTTCAACGACTACGACCTCACCATGGTCCGGGTGCTGGCGACCGAGGCCGGGATCGCGATCGGCAACGCCCGGCTGTACGAGGCGGCCAAGCAGCGCGAGCACTGGATCGACGGGTCGGTCGCCGTCACCACCGCCCTGCTGTCGGGCGGCGACGCGGACGACGCCCTTCAGGTCGTCGCCGAGCAGGCCCGCAAGCTGTCGGGTTCGGCCGCCGGGATCGTCCTGCTGCCCGCGGACGAGGGGGGCCTGGAGATCGCGGCCGTGGCCGCGGACCGCCCGTCGGCCATGCTGGGCACGATCGTGCCGCCGGAGAGCGGGATCGTCGCCGAACTCCTCGACGGACAGGCGGTGTTCCTGGAGGACGCGGCCGGCGACCCCCGCGTGATCACCACGCTGGCGCACGGCTACGGGCCCACCATGATGGTGCCCCTGCACAGCGACGGCCGGATCCTGGGCGCCCTGGTCACCCCGCGGGCACGGGGGGAGCGGCCGTTCACGGAGACCGAGCGCACGCTGGCCGTCCAGTTCGCCTCGCAGGCCGCGCTCGCGCTGATGATGGCCGACGCGCAGCGCGACCGGGAGCGGCTCGCCGTCTACGAGGACCGTGACCGTATCGCCCGTGACCTGCACGACCTCGTCATCCAGCGGCTGTTCGCCACCGGGATGCTGCTGGAGAGCGCGCAGCGCGGATCGGTCGTGCCGGAGGTGCGCGAGGGCGTCGGCAACGCCGTCGACGAACTCGACGTCACCATCCAGGAGATCCGCACCGCGATCTTCGCGCTCCAGCAGGGGCCGGCCGAGGCGCCCTCGGGGCTGCGCACACGCGTGCTGCGGGAGATCAACACGGCCGCGGTGCCGCTCGGCTTCAAGCCCTCGCACCGTTTCGTCGGACCCGTGGACGCCCTGGTCGGCGACCTCACCGGCAAGAACCTCATCGCGGCTCTGCGCGAGGCCCTCTCCAACGCCTTCCGGCACGCCCGGGCCTCCCGTATCGAGGTCGTCGTGGACGCCGACGCGATCCTGCCGGACGGCCGGAAGGGCGTCCGCCTGACCGTCGCGGACGACGGCGTGGGCATCCCGGACGGCGGGCGGCGCAGCGGCCTGAAGAACCTCAAGCGACGCGCGGAGTCCCTCGGCGGCGACAGCCGGCACGGACCGGGCATCGGCGAGGACGGAGGCGGTACGACGGTGGTGTGGGAGGCACCCCTCGAATGA